A genome region from Anolis carolinensis isolate JA03-04 chromosome 6, rAnoCar3.1.pri, whole genome shotgun sequence includes the following:
- the gngt2 gene encoding guanine nucleotide-binding protein G(I)/G(S)/G(O) subunit gamma-T2 codes for MAQDMTEKELLKMEIDQLKKEVKNERQMVSKTAKELKDYIESMAPEDPFLKGIPEDKNPFKEKGGCIIS; via the exons ATGGCCCAGGATATGACCGAGAAGGAGCTCCTAAAGATGGAAATAGATCAACTGAAAAAGGAAGTGAAGAACGAAAGACAAATG GTCTCCAAGACAGCTAAAGAACTCAAGGATTATATAGAATCCATGGCTCCCGAAGACCCTTTCTTAAAAGGCATACCGGAGGATAAGAATCCATTCAAGGAGAAGGGAGGTTGTATAATAAGCTGA